In one Modestobacter sp. L9-4 genomic region, the following are encoded:
- a CDS encoding PGPGW domain-containing protein → MKTVVIAVLGGLLTLAGIGLLVLPGPGFVLVAAGLAVLATRFSWAQKPLDYAKDKAEQGIQEVGKSPLRAVGAALAALVLVALGIAALAGVDLPFVNAFTAVVLILSGLFLVGTIVFARKQEAIEEAKAHRPDATPGTGGAYRASVPRDRD, encoded by the coding sequence ATGAAGACCGTCGTGATCGCCGTCCTCGGCGGCCTGCTGACCCTCGCCGGCATCGGGCTGCTCGTCCTCCCTGGTCCGGGCTTCGTCCTCGTCGCCGCCGGCCTCGCCGTGCTGGCGACCCGGTTCAGCTGGGCGCAGAAGCCGCTGGACTACGCCAAGGACAAGGCCGAGCAGGGGATCCAGGAGGTCGGCAAGAGCCCCCTGCGGGCGGTCGGTGCCGCACTCGCCGCGCTGGTGCTCGTCGCGCTGGGCATCGCCGCGCTGGCCGGTGTCGACCTGCCCTTCGTCAACGCCTTCACCGCCGTGGTCCTGATCCTGTCCGGGCTCTTCCTGGTCGGCACCATCGTCTTCGCCCGCAAGCAGGAGGCGATCGAGGAGGCCAAGGCCCACCGCCCCGACGCCACCCCGGGCACCGGCGGCGCCTACCGCGCGTCCGTCCCCCGCGACCGCGACTGA
- a CDS encoding spore photoproduct lyase family protein — protein sequence MTTAVAPAPAPAATRLWTPSRVLVTRSAAERPHGRRVIDRLETAGVSDIELLTGDRLPNLRGDGDRAAFMAAKQTLAVVVPPASKRKLQPIPPSADWRFDLAEGCPAHCQYCYLAGSLTGPPITRVWADLDEALADLEPYVGHGAITSGTAERGMEGTTFEASCYTDPLALEHLTGGMATAITYFGTHDWPGPVQLRATTKFDDVAGLLDLPHNGRTRLRFSVNAASVDRRFEGATAKVPARIAALSAVAAAGYPVGLTIAPIMPVEGWREEYGQLLDDVAAVLPAGTDLTVECITHRFTPNSKATLTEWYPRTKLEMDEELRTTKRGKFGAVKHVYPKDTMTELRGWFTGAIAERLPEARLLYWT from the coding sequence ATGACCACCGCAGTCGCTCCCGCTCCTGCCCCCGCCGCCACCCGCCTCTGGACGCCGTCCCGCGTCCTGGTGACCCGTTCCGCCGCCGAGCGCCCGCACGGCCGGCGCGTCATCGACCGCCTCGAGACCGCCGGGGTCTCCGACATCGAGCTGCTGACCGGCGACCGGCTGCCCAACCTGCGCGGCGACGGCGACCGGGCGGCGTTCATGGCGGCCAAGCAGACCCTCGCCGTCGTCGTCCCGCCCGCGTCCAAGCGGAAGCTGCAGCCGATCCCGCCGTCCGCGGACTGGCGCTTCGACCTGGCCGAGGGCTGCCCGGCGCACTGCCAGTACTGCTACCTGGCCGGCTCGCTGACCGGCCCGCCGATCACCCGCGTGTGGGCCGACCTCGACGAGGCGCTGGCCGACCTGGAGCCCTACGTCGGTCACGGCGCCATCACCTCCGGCACCGCGGAGCGCGGCATGGAGGGGACGACGTTCGAGGCCTCCTGCTACACCGACCCGCTGGCGCTGGAGCACCTCACCGGCGGGATGGCCACGGCGATCACGTACTTCGGCACCCACGACTGGCCGGGTCCGGTGCAGCTGCGTGCGACCACCAAGTTCGACGACGTCGCCGGCCTGCTCGACCTCCCGCACAACGGCCGCACCCGGCTGCGCTTCTCGGTCAACGCCGCCTCCGTGGACCGCCGCTTCGAGGGCGCGACCGCCAAGGTGCCCGCCCGCATCGCCGCGCTGTCGGCCGTCGCCGCGGCCGGCTACCCGGTGGGCCTGACCATCGCCCCCATCATGCCGGTCGAGGGCTGGCGTGAGGAGTACGGCCAGCTGCTGGACGACGTGGCCGCCGTCCTCCCGGCCGGCACCGACCTCACCGTCGAGTGCATCACCCACCGGTTCACGCCGAACAGCAAGGCGACGCTGACCGAGTGGTACCCGCGCACCAAGCTGGAGATGGACGAGGAGCTCCGCACCACCAAGCGCGGCAAGTTCGGCGCGGTGAAGCACGTCTACCCCAAGGACACGATGACCGAGCTGCGCGGCTGGTTCACCGGCGCGATCGCCGAGCGGCTCCCGGAGGCCCGCCTCCTCTACTGGACCTGA
- a CDS encoding NAD-glutamate dehydrogenase encodes MTGLGTESDRSAVVPALPSPSLTADGPVDMASLEAAQDVKRHLLDLAAAAASGLLTEEPDDAPGFGREDAGTLVHRFYAGEPAAEVVGQEPADLAVLAVDHLRLALVRPAGTPLLDVHRSAEGRAVLRVVIDDMPHLVDSVTAEVVRQGIAPEHVVHPVVVVRRDPAGQLLAFCDSADAGACGADALAESWMAVVLAGTVDEESATDLLAGLATVLADVRRSHADAAALVARTREVAAALEQLAAPGAEPAAHPGEDPVEAAALLRWLTGGNFLLLGARTVERSGDAGGAGVTVVPGSELGVLRSAPERVTSVAPAALAAPGAPARRVLVTKGDARSTVQRPAWLDLVVVDLPADGATPARQHLLVGLFQTEAHTVSVRDVPLVRRTAEAVLERSGVPADSHSGKELLDVLETYPRDELLQVDTEELLPVALAVLHLRERRQTRLFLRRDPFGRFFSALVYLPRDRYTTEVRLTMQRLLLETLGGTNVEFTVRSSESVLSRLHFVVRVPVSRRDGPSLPDVDVPALEAALAAAARSWTDDLADALTERHGDDGARLLARVADAFPAAYQEDFPARVAVADLARLDRLAVGGTDLRLWAPADAPEGDRRLTVYRVGERLLLSDVLPVLQHMGVDVVDERPYEIDRIGAPMAWVYDFGLAAPAAEVPFAGTLPERFTEAIAAVWAGRAEDDGLNALVLLAGLTWRQVAVLRGYVQWLRQGGLPFGAGYVEQVLSGHPGVVARLVALFETRFHPDRAAGREVRTTALVDSLTVAIGRVESLDADRVLTALLSAVQATLRTTAYTAGVLTGAAPLALKLDPHAIADLPEPRPAREVWVSSPRVVGVHLRFGAVARGGLRWSDRREDLRTEVLGLVKAQTVKNTVIVPTGAKGGFVVLRGPGEGADRDAVLAEGQACYRLFIGALLSLTDNLVEGAVVPPERVVRHDGDDTYLVVAADKGTATFSDLANSVALERGFWLGDAFASGGSVGYDHKAMGITARGAWESVTRHFRELGVDVQRQEVTVVGIGDMSGDVFGNGMLLSEHLQLVAAFDHRHVFVDPTPDPAVSHAERRRLFELPRSSWADYDSSLISAGGGVWPRTAKSVPVSEPMRAALGLDDGVTALSPAELVRAVLLAPVDLLFNGGIGTYVKAASESALDVGDKANDAVRVDGGQLRVRVVGEGGNLGLTQRGRIEYALAGGRVNNDAIDNSAGVDTSDHEVNIKIALNRVTDEGRLDPVGRARLLGEMTDEVAAGVLADNYAQNAALAGESAAARGLLDAHQRYLRALERSGRLDRVVEALPDDRALAERRRDGQGLSNPELSVLLAYAKIEVADAVLHGGLPDDPALEHLLVDYFPEPLHRRFPTALTSHPLRREIITTALTNRTVNTAGVTGVFRLAEETGAPLAAVVRAHAVARAVFDVDRLWDSPRDLDNRVPAAVQVQLRTEATRLAERATRWLLRVPELTAEPAPSLAAVAERFAAPVAEVRAGLPGWLLGTDAEAHADRAAGLRAAGVPVELAAEVAVAPLLPVALDLAVVVEDTGAPIALAAQVSQHLAELLGLVPLRELVIALPRDRRWPSMARASLRDDLATEQAALTADVLALRESSVEASAADLVQRWADSWDVTQQRSAAQLAEVAGGDRHELAELVVAVRTLRGLRRRR; translated from the coding sequence ATGACCGGCCTGGGTACGGAGTCCGATCGGTCCGCTGTGGTGCCGGCCCTGCCGTCGCCCTCGCTGACCGCCGACGGACCGGTGGACATGGCCTCGCTGGAGGCCGCCCAGGACGTCAAGCGCCACCTGCTGGACCTCGCCGCGGCCGCCGCGAGCGGACTGCTCACCGAGGAGCCCGACGACGCCCCCGGCTTCGGCCGCGAGGACGCCGGCACCCTGGTGCACCGCTTCTACGCCGGGGAGCCCGCCGCGGAGGTGGTGGGGCAGGAGCCGGCCGACCTGGCCGTGCTGGCCGTCGACCACCTGCGGCTGGCCCTCGTCCGCCCGGCCGGCACCCCGCTGCTCGACGTGCACCGCAGCGCCGAGGGGCGCGCCGTGCTCCGGGTGGTCATCGACGACATGCCCCACCTGGTCGACTCCGTCACCGCCGAGGTGGTCCGCCAGGGCATCGCCCCGGAGCACGTGGTCCACCCGGTGGTGGTCGTGCGCCGCGACCCCGCCGGGCAGCTGCTCGCCTTCTGCGACAGCGCGGACGCCGGGGCCTGCGGCGCCGACGCGCTCGCCGAGTCCTGGATGGCGGTGGTGCTGGCGGGCACGGTCGACGAGGAGTCGGCCACCGACCTGCTCGCCGGGCTGGCCACGGTGCTGGCCGACGTCCGCCGCAGCCACGCCGACGCCGCCGCCCTGGTCGCGAGGACCCGCGAGGTCGCCGCCGCGCTGGAGCAGCTGGCGGCCCCCGGCGCGGAGCCGGCCGCGCACCCGGGGGAGGACCCGGTCGAGGCCGCGGCGCTGCTGCGCTGGCTGACCGGGGGCAACTTCCTCCTGCTGGGGGCCCGCACCGTCGAGCGGTCCGGCGACGCGGGCGGGGCCGGCGTCACCGTCGTCCCCGGCTCCGAGCTGGGCGTGCTGCGCAGCGCACCGGAGCGGGTCACCTCGGTCGCGCCGGCCGCGCTGGCGGCCCCGGGCGCCCCCGCCCGCCGGGTCCTGGTGACCAAGGGCGACGCCCGCTCGACCGTGCAGCGCCCGGCCTGGCTGGACCTGGTGGTGGTCGACCTGCCGGCCGACGGCGCCACCCCGGCCCGCCAGCACCTGCTCGTCGGGCTCTTCCAGACCGAGGCGCACACGGTCAGCGTGCGCGACGTCCCGCTCGTGCGGCGGACGGCGGAGGCGGTGCTGGAGCGCTCCGGCGTCCCGGCGGACAGCCACTCGGGCAAGGAGCTGCTCGACGTCCTGGAGACCTACCCGCGCGACGAGCTGCTGCAGGTCGACACCGAGGAGCTGCTGCCGGTCGCCCTGGCCGTGCTGCACCTGCGCGAGCGCCGCCAGACCCGGCTGTTCCTGCGCCGCGACCCCTTCGGCCGGTTCTTCTCCGCGCTGGTCTACCTGCCGCGCGACCGGTACACGACCGAGGTCCGGCTGACCATGCAGCGGCTGCTGCTGGAGACCCTCGGCGGCACCAACGTCGAGTTCACGGTGCGGTCGAGCGAGTCGGTGCTGTCCCGGCTGCACTTCGTCGTCCGGGTGCCGGTCAGCCGGCGGGACGGGCCCTCGCTGCCGGACGTCGACGTCCCGGCGCTGGAGGCGGCGCTGGCGGCGGCGGCCCGCAGCTGGACCGACGACCTCGCCGACGCCCTCACCGAGCGGCACGGCGACGACGGCGCCCGGCTGCTGGCCCGCGTCGCCGACGCCTTCCCGGCCGCCTACCAGGAGGACTTCCCGGCCCGCGTGGCCGTGGCCGACCTCGCCCGGCTCGACCGGCTCGCCGTCGGGGGGACCGACCTGCGGCTGTGGGCGCCGGCGGACGCGCCCGAGGGCGACCGCCGGCTGACCGTCTACCGGGTGGGGGAGCGGCTGCTGCTGAGCGACGTGCTGCCGGTGCTGCAGCACATGGGCGTCGACGTCGTCGACGAGCGGCCCTACGAGATCGACCGGATCGGCGCCCCGATGGCCTGGGTGTACGACTTCGGCCTGGCCGCACCGGCCGCCGAGGTGCCCTTCGCCGGCACGCTGCCGGAGCGGTTCACCGAGGCGATCGCGGCGGTGTGGGCCGGCCGGGCCGAGGACGACGGTCTCAACGCCCTGGTGCTGCTGGCCGGGCTCACCTGGCGGCAGGTGGCGGTGCTGCGCGGCTACGTGCAGTGGCTGCGGCAGGGCGGGCTGCCCTTCGGGGCGGGGTACGTCGAGCAGGTGCTCAGCGGGCACCCCGGCGTCGTCGCCCGGCTGGTGGCGCTGTTCGAGACCCGCTTCCACCCCGACCGCGCCGCCGGCCGCGAGGTGCGCACCACCGCGCTCGTCGACTCCCTCACCGTGGCGATCGGCCGGGTCGAGAGCCTGGACGCCGACCGGGTGCTCACCGCGCTGCTGTCGGCGGTGCAGGCGACCCTGCGGACGACGGCGTACACCGCCGGCGTGCTCACCGGCGCCGCCCCGCTGGCGCTCAAGCTCGACCCGCACGCGATCGCCGACCTGCCCGAGCCGCGCCCGGCCCGTGAGGTGTGGGTGAGCTCGCCGCGGGTGGTGGGCGTGCACCTGCGCTTCGGCGCGGTCGCCCGCGGTGGGCTGCGCTGGAGCGACCGGCGCGAGGACCTGCGCACCGAGGTGCTGGGCCTGGTGAAGGCGCAGACGGTGAAGAACACCGTGATCGTGCCGACCGGGGCCAAGGGCGGGTTCGTCGTGCTGCGCGGGCCGGGCGAGGGCGCCGACCGCGACGCGGTGCTGGCCGAGGGCCAGGCCTGCTACCGGCTGTTCATCGGCGCGCTGCTGTCGCTGACCGACAACCTGGTCGAGGGCGCCGTCGTCCCGCCGGAGCGCGTGGTCCGGCACGACGGCGACGACACCTACCTGGTGGTGGCCGCCGACAAGGGCACGGCGACCTTCTCCGACCTGGCCAACTCCGTCGCGCTCGAGCGCGGGTTCTGGCTCGGGGACGCCTTCGCCTCGGGCGGCTCGGTCGGCTACGACCACAAGGCGATGGGCATCACCGCCCGCGGCGCGTGGGAGTCGGTGACCCGGCACTTCCGCGAGCTGGGCGTCGACGTGCAGCGCCAGGAGGTCACCGTCGTCGGCATCGGCGACATGTCCGGTGACGTGTTCGGCAACGGCATGCTGCTCAGCGAGCACCTGCAGCTGGTGGCCGCCTTCGACCACCGGCACGTGTTCGTCGACCCCACCCCCGACCCGGCGGTCTCCCACGCCGAGCGGCGCCGGCTGTTCGAGCTGCCCCGCTCCTCGTGGGCGGACTACGACAGCTCGCTGATCAGCGCCGGCGGCGGGGTCTGGCCCCGGACGGCGAAGTCGGTCCCCGTGTCGGAGCCGATGCGCGCCGCGCTCGGGCTGGACGACGGCGTGACGGCGCTCAGCCCCGCGGAGCTGGTGCGCGCGGTGCTGCTCGCCCCGGTCGACCTGCTGTTCAACGGCGGGATCGGCACGTACGTGAAGGCGGCGTCCGAGAGCGCGCTGGACGTCGGCGACAAGGCCAACGACGCCGTGCGGGTGGACGGCGGTCAGCTGCGGGTCCGGGTGGTCGGCGAGGGCGGCAACCTGGGGCTGACCCAGCGCGGCCGGATCGAGTACGCGCTGGCCGGTGGCCGGGTGAACAACGACGCGATCGACAACTCCGCGGGCGTGGACACCTCCGACCACGAGGTCAACATCAAGATCGCGCTGAACCGGGTGACCGACGAGGGCCGGCTGGACCCGGTCGGCCGGGCCCGGCTGCTGGGCGAGATGACCGACGAGGTCGCCGCCGGCGTGCTCGCCGACAACTACGCGCAGAACGCCGCCCTGGCCGGGGAGTCCGCCGCGGCCCGCGGGCTGCTCGACGCCCACCAGCGGTACCTGCGGGCACTGGAGCGCTCCGGGCGGCTGGACCGGGTCGTGGAGGCGCTGCCCGACGACCGGGCGCTGGCCGAGCGTCGCCGCGACGGGCAGGGGCTGAGCAACCCGGAGCTGTCGGTGCTGCTCGCCTACGCCAAGATCGAGGTCGCCGACGCCGTGCTGCACGGCGGGCTGCCCGACGACCCGGCGCTGGAGCACCTGCTGGTCGACTACTTCCCGGAGCCGCTGCACCGGCGCTTCCCCACCGCGCTCACCAGCCACCCGCTCCGCCGGGAGATCATCACCACCGCGCTGACCAACCGGACGGTGAACACCGCCGGGGTCACCGGGGTGTTCCGGCTGGCAGAGGAGACCGGCGCCCCGCTGGCGGCGGTGGTGCGGGCGCACGCGGTCGCCCGTGCGGTGTTCGACGTCGACCGGCTGTGGGACTCCCCGCGCGACCTGGACAACCGGGTGCCGGCGGCCGTGCAGGTGCAGCTGCGCACCGAGGCGACCCGGCTGGCCGAGCGGGCCACCCGCTGGCTGCTGCGGGTGCCCGAGCTCACGGCGGAGCCCGCGCCCAGCCTGGCCGCGGTCGCCGAACGGTTCGCCGCCCCGGTCGCCGAGGTCCGCGCGGGGCTGCCTGGCTGGCTGCTGGGCACCGACGCCGAGGCCCACGCCGACCGGGCCGCCGGGCTGCGGGCCGCCGGGGTCCCGGTGGAGCTGGCCGCCGAGGTCGCCGTCGCGCCGTTGCTGCCGGTCGCGCTCGACCTCGCCGTCGTGGTGGAGGACACGGGTGCCCCGATCGCGCTGGCCGCGCAGGTGTCCCAGCACCTGGCCGAGCTGCTCGGGCTGGTGCCGCTGCGCGAGCTGGTCATCGCCCTGCCCCGCGACCGCCGCTGGCCCTCGATGGCCCGGGCGAGCCTGCGCGACGACCTGGCCACCGAGCAGGCGGCGCTGACCGCCGACGTGCTGGCGCTGCGGGAGTCCAGCGTGGAGGCGTCCGCCGCCGACCTGGTGCAGCGGTGGGCGGACTCCTGGGACGTCACCCAGCAGCGGTCGGCGGCCCAGCTGGCGGAGGTGGCCGGCGGCGACCGGCACGAGCTCGCGGAGCTGGTCGTCGCCGTCCGCACGCTGCGGGGCCTCCGGCGTCGCCGCTGA
- the yaaA gene encoding peroxide stress protein YaaA, which translates to MLVLLPPSETKHPGGDGAPLDLAALTAPELTPVREQLVTAVVDLAADVPAARAALGLSPAQDEEVARNAVLRSSPTMPAIERYTGVLYDALDVRSLTRAQRARAARRLAVGSALFGVVGAEDAVPAYRLSAGSALPGLPTLRALWKPLLTDVLGSTDELVVDLRSGAYADLAPVPGAVTVQVLSERPDGTRAVVSHFNKAHKGRLARLLVTTTGEPDSVVRLRALLRRAGLHVEHAGGAELTLVVPAAAVTR; encoded by the coding sequence GTGCTCGTGCTGCTGCCCCCCTCGGAGACCAAGCACCCCGGCGGGGACGGCGCACCGCTGGACCTCGCCGCGCTGACCGCACCGGAGCTGACCCCGGTGCGCGAGCAGCTGGTCACGGCGGTCGTGGACCTGGCCGCCGACGTCCCGGCCGCGCGTGCGGCGCTGGGGCTCTCCCCGGCCCAGGACGAGGAGGTCGCCCGCAACGCCGTCCTGCGCAGCAGCCCGACGATGCCGGCGATCGAGCGCTACACCGGCGTCCTCTACGACGCACTCGACGTGCGCTCGCTGACCCGGGCGCAGCGGGCCCGGGCCGCCCGCCGGCTGGCGGTGGGTTCCGCGCTGTTCGGCGTGGTGGGTGCCGAGGACGCCGTCCCGGCCTACCGGCTGTCGGCGGGCAGCGCGCTGCCCGGCCTGCCCACGCTGCGCGCGCTGTGGAAACCCCTGCTCACCGACGTCCTCGGCTCGACCGACGAGCTGGTCGTGGACCTGCGCTCCGGTGCCTACGCCGACCTGGCGCCGGTGCCCGGCGCGGTGACGGTCCAGGTGCTCAGCGAGCGGCCGGACGGCACGCGGGCGGTGGTCAGCCACTTCAACAAGGCGCACAAGGGACGCCTGGCCCGGCTGCTCGTCACCACGACGGGCGAGCCGGACTCCGTCGTCCGGCTGCGGGCGCTGCTGCGCCGGGCGGGGTTGCACGTGGAACACGCCGGGGGCGCCGAGCTCACGCTCGTCGTGCCGGCCGCCGCGGTAACCCGCTGA
- a CDS encoding exodeoxyribonuclease III: MRLATWNVNSIRSRADRVEAWLQRSDVDVLALQETKCKDEQFPFQRFQALGYEVAHVGHSQWNGVALLSRVGLDDVQVGFPGMPSWAKDDAEPVAEARAIGATCGGVRVWSLYVPNGRSLTDPHLQYKLEWLEALRVSAAGWLSEDAEAQVALVGDWNIAPQDDDVWDMGVFANSTHVSPTERAAFAAVVEAGFTDVVRPYTPGPGVYTYWDYTQLRFPRREGMRIDFQLCSPALARRVSDARIDREERKGKGASDHAPVVVELAG, translated from the coding sequence GTGCGCCTCGCCACCTGGAACGTGAACTCCATCCGCAGCCGAGCCGACCGGGTGGAGGCGTGGCTGCAGCGCAGCGACGTCGACGTCCTGGCGCTGCAGGAGACCAAGTGCAAGGACGAGCAGTTCCCGTTCCAGCGCTTCCAGGCGCTCGGCTACGAGGTGGCTCACGTCGGCCACTCGCAGTGGAACGGCGTCGCGCTGCTGTCCCGGGTCGGGCTGGACGACGTGCAGGTCGGCTTCCCGGGCATGCCGTCATGGGCGAAGGACGACGCGGAGCCGGTCGCCGAGGCCCGCGCGATCGGCGCCACCTGCGGCGGGGTGCGGGTGTGGAGCCTCTACGTGCCCAACGGGCGCAGCCTCACCGACCCGCACCTGCAGTACAAGCTCGAGTGGCTGGAGGCGCTGCGGGTCAGTGCCGCCGGCTGGCTCAGCGAGGACGCCGAGGCCCAGGTCGCGCTGGTCGGTGACTGGAACATCGCCCCGCAGGACGACGACGTGTGGGACATGGGCGTCTTCGCCAACTCCACCCACGTGTCGCCGACCGAGCGGGCCGCCTTCGCCGCGGTCGTCGAGGCGGGCTTCACCGACGTCGTCCGGCCGTACACGCCCGGCCCGGGCGTCTACACCTACTGGGACTACACGCAGCTGCGCTTCCCGCGCCGGGAGGGCATGCGGATCGACTTCCAGCTCTGCTCCCCCGCCCTCGCCCGGCGGGTGTCCGACGCCCGGATCGACCGCGAGGAGCGCAAGGGCAAGGGCGCCAGCGACCACGCCCCGGTGGTCGTCGAACTGGCCGGATGA
- a CDS encoding phage holin family protein, which translates to MNTIAKFALRVVVLAVIMYLVTRLVDGIDVIGNDDGTFGTAGTYLWVALLFAVVNSIVGPVIRLLSLPFVVLTMGLFLLVINAALLGLTAALSDRLTVDGFVAALLGGFLIAVCSWIAELLLPLKVRG; encoded by the coding sequence GTGAACACGATCGCGAAGTTCGCCCTCCGCGTCGTCGTCCTGGCCGTGATCATGTACCTGGTGACCCGGCTGGTCGACGGCATCGACGTCATCGGCAACGACGACGGCACGTTCGGCACGGCGGGCACCTACCTGTGGGTGGCCCTGCTCTTCGCCGTCGTCAACTCGATCGTCGGCCCGGTCATCCGGCTGCTGTCACTGCCGTTCGTCGTGCTGACCATGGGGCTGTTCCTGCTGGTCATCAACGCCGCGCTGCTGGGGCTCACCGCGGCGCTGTCGGACCGGCTGACCGTCGACGGCTTCGTGGCGGCGCTGCTGGGCGGCTTCCTCATCGCCGTCTGCAGCTGGATCGCCGAGCTGCTGCTGCCGCTGAAGGTCCGCGGCTGA
- a CDS encoding DNA/RNA non-specific endonuclease: MTAPEDLADRAGLDELLLGVPVPLPDLRDGPPTVRLDYTHFSLRMRPDRRLAAVTAVGIDGALLRDVSREGVDWRLDPRLPAEQQTGPEVYARNDLDRGHLVRRADAVWGTPAEARAGNEDTFHYTNAAPQAAAFNQGEELWLGLETYLLTHAATYQRRLVVVTAPVLDPSDPLYRGVQLPLRFVKVAAFVQDGELAATGYVLDQTPLVGTLPQAADAPPLGPFRTFQAPIADVAALTGLDLDQLAAVDRLPALVGQAAPEPGVPAGWVRLSSLGQVRW; encoded by the coding sequence ATGACCGCTCCCGAGGACCTCGCCGACCGCGCCGGGCTGGACGAGCTGCTGCTCGGCGTGCCGGTCCCGCTGCCCGACCTGCGTGACGGCCCGCCCACGGTGCGGCTGGACTACACCCACTTCAGCCTGCGGATGCGCCCCGACCGGCGCCTCGCCGCGGTGACCGCGGTGGGCATCGACGGCGCCCTGCTGCGGGACGTGTCGCGGGAGGGCGTCGACTGGCGGCTGGACCCACGGCTGCCGGCCGAGCAGCAGACCGGCCCGGAGGTCTACGCCCGCAACGACCTCGACCGCGGCCACCTGGTGCGCCGGGCCGACGCCGTGTGGGGCACCCCCGCGGAGGCCCGGGCGGGCAACGAGGACACCTTCCACTACACCAACGCCGCACCGCAGGCCGCGGCGTTCAACCAAGGCGAGGAGCTGTGGCTGGGGCTGGAGACCTACCTGCTCACCCACGCCGCCACGTACCAGCGGCGGCTGGTGGTGGTGACCGCGCCGGTCCTGGACCCCAGCGACCCGCTCTACCGCGGCGTCCAGCTGCCGCTGCGCTTCGTCAAGGTCGCGGCCTTCGTCCAGGACGGCGAGCTCGCGGCCACCGGCTACGTGCTCGACCAGACCCCGCTGGTCGGCACCCTCCCCCAGGCCGCCGACGCACCGCCGCTGGGCCCCTTCCGCACCTTCCAGGCGCCGATCGCCGACGTCGCTGCGCTCACCGGGCTCGACCTGGACCAGCTGGCCGCCGTCGACCGGCTGCCGGCCCTCGTCGGGCAGGCGGCGCCCGAGCCCGGCGTCCCGGCCGGCTGGGTCCGGCTCAGCTCGCTCGGGCAGGTGCGCTGGTAG
- a CDS encoding PP2C family serine/threonine-protein phosphatase: MLVLDSAAVSTRGPRPDNQDSAVAGPLLIAIADGVGGNVGGAVASSLVANWLAPLATGSTGDGADDPLRIVASANERIRAAYTERPRLRTMATTMTALLVDEEGLALLHIGDSRGYLLSGGSLTQVSTDHTLVQALIDAGSLTPAEAKVHPQRSAVYAALHGAYDDVAAVDLIRLDARPGDRVMVCSDGLSDVVPPDVLCTLLDGGTPAEAAARLRDAALAGPPTDNITVVVADVREAPAEGGPRRVLTVGAATELREETAEALEAVWPGPVPVGLVQHRPR; this comes from the coding sequence GTGCTGGTGCTCGACAGCGCGGCCGTCTCGACCCGCGGGCCGCGGCCGGACAACCAGGACTCGGCGGTCGCCGGGCCGCTCCTGATCGCCATCGCCGACGGGGTCGGCGGCAACGTCGGCGGGGCCGTCGCGTCCTCGCTGGTGGCCAACTGGCTGGCCCCGTTGGCCACCGGCAGCACCGGCGACGGCGCCGACGACCCGCTGCGGATCGTGGCCAGCGCGAACGAGCGGATCCGCGCGGCCTACACCGAGCGCCCGCGGCTGCGCACGATGGCGACCACCATGACCGCGCTGCTCGTCGACGAGGAGGGGCTGGCCCTGCTGCACATCGGCGACTCGCGCGGCTACCTGCTCTCCGGCGGCTCGCTGACCCAGGTCAGCACCGACCACACGCTGGTGCAGGCGCTGATCGACGCGGGCTCGCTCACCCCCGCCGAGGCGAAGGTGCACCCCCAGCGGTCCGCCGTCTACGCCGCGCTGCACGGCGCCTACGACGACGTCGCCGCGGTCGACCTGATCCGGCTCGACGCCCGCCCCGGCGACCGGGTGATGGTCTGCTCCGACGGGCTGTCCGACGTCGTCCCGCCCGACGTGCTGTGCACCCTGCTCGACGGCGGCACCCCCGCCGAGGCCGCCGCCCGGCTGCGGGACGCCGCGCTCGCCGGCCCGCCGACCGACAACATCACCGTGGTCGTCGCCGACGTCCGCGAGGCGCCGGCCGAGGGCGGTCCGCGGCGGGTCCTGACCGTCGGTGCGGCCACCGAGCTGCGCGAGGAGACCGCGGAGGCGCTGGAGGCCGTGTGGCCCGGCCCCGTGCCGGTCGGCCTCGTGCAGCACCGGCCCCGGTGA